Genomic segment of Andrena cerasifolii isolate SP2316 chromosome 16, iyAndCera1_principal, whole genome shotgun sequence:
TTGAGTTCCTAGTTGGAATTTGAGTTTCTCGTTAGAAATTTGATCCTAGTTGCAGCTTGAGTTCCTAGTTGGGTGTTCGGCCCTAGTTGGGAGTTGAATTTCAAGTTGAAAATTGGGTTCTGgttaagagttgagtttcaagGTGGAAATTAAGTTCCTAGTTCGAAATTGAGTCCTACTTGAGTTCCTAGTGGGGAGTTGAGTTACTAATTGGAAGTTTGGTCCTAGTTGGGAGTTGAGTTTTACGGTGGAAATTTAGATCCCAGTTGGGAATTGAGTTCCGTATTGGAGATTTGGGTCCTAGTTGTGAGTTGGGTACTAGTTTGAGATTTGGGTCCTAAGTGGAAGTTGAATTCCTAGTTGGGACTTAAGTTCCAAGTTGGGACTTAAATTCCCAGTTGGGACTTAAATTCCATGTTGGGACTTAAATTCCATGTTAGGACTTAAATTCAAAGTTGAGGCATAAGTTCCAGGTCGGGAGTGGAATTCTTAGTTGGCCCCCGCGAACCTTGCCCTGTTATTTTTAATCCAACATTACAAGACGTGTCATTAACTCGATTCCATTTCGTGGCACTCGCAGGCGGAGCACAGGTTGGAGCAGCTGAAGAAGGCGACGGACAGAATACAGAAGGAGATCGAAGAGGTCACCGAGAGGGAGCACGAGCTACGAAACGTGGGTAGCATTAAAACCACGTCCCACGAGACGGTGGACTCCAAGGTACGTTTCAAACCCGCGGCGTGCATGCACGTCAACCTGTATACTATATTCGTGCCGGCCATGCCCAAGGTCGTTGATCGACAGAAAGAAAGAGTAAATGCCTGACGGTAGTCCTTATAGAGACGAAACGCATCGGACAGACTTGTAGTTACATGTCCATGAGCGGCGAGGACGATTACGCGCGGTTGCTGAATTAATGATTCACGACGCGCGTTACTTCAATCTTCTTAGACGCGTGACGAGAATTCTTGGGTTGAAAAATTAGATCTAAAACAGCCAAATATAGTAAAACTTCAAGAACGCGTCTTGATTCGAGGTGACGGCAACGATGTCGTGTTATTTGAAGCCCTCCTCCCccattaaatattatatatttctatacttTTAAAAAGCTCAAGATAAGCTAATTATACAGAGGAGAATTGCTAAACGAACACTAATGTCCAAAAACAATCGTATACGGCAAGAATTATATTAATTCTTCTGTGACACCTTCAAAAAcccctttttttcattttttgaaaatatttatttgagaatatactgtaaaattttttaaaataaattgcaaGTATTGTGGCttcaaacgtgtttttctcgaaacgtaacTTTCTCACCTAGTGTAGATAAAACCTCGAAAACTACATGGCCAattgctttgaaatttttaaagaattttggaCATGGGTACTACTGGCTCTCGCCGGTACCAAAATTATATTTGTATGTTGAATTCATCATACTTGTTTTTACTAAGAAATTAGAATGAACGTGAATGAAATTCCGGAGTTTGTAATTTAAGCATTCGTCATGTTGCTAATTTTCAACATAAATTATTTGTTTCGGTACGGACcctctccaaaagttattatccgattcgactgaaacttttttttactttgaagaatatacttctggctaggagggaaaccagaaaaaatacaaaatattgaaaatttatatttttcaaaggcattgaaaggacgaaagatataggggaaaagtgatttcaaacttcaagtgtcgttattttcttaaaaatgtcatttttgcattttttctgccccccccccctagccagaagtatattcttcaaaataaaagaaagtttcagtcgaatcggataataacttttggagatacaggtcccaccaattttgatcaattttttgacgccttgactttaacgacttcccagtgccgtctgtaatgattaattataaaacaaaaaatatatttctataatttaaggcatccttaatacattgcaaaaagtcccattaaattatatatagtagttttcctttaattaattcctaaagatcacctattttggggggctctagaccggaacctccccttaaaaagAAATCATGAAAATTGTCAAATATTCCGACGTTCATAGAGAAATGCCCCCTAAGTATTACGCACTAATACTAATAAAACTATTTCTATtgcataaagaattaaaaagatattcaaCCTGTGTTCAAGAATTTTCGcaaatacttaataataatttgcAAAATCTTTAATACTAAATATCGCGTGTCTCTCGCTACTTAGTCCCAGATTAGGCTGTCGGGTCCATTCTGACCCAATCGCGTTCTCATTTCATCAAAAAACATTTCCAACTAGCTCTAAGCTAAGACCTCGTAACTCCTTTCAACATCCAACACTCCAGTCCCTTGTACCAAGCCTTCATAATCTGGTAATCTAGATTTCAATTATTAATAATCTTTCATCATACATATGACTAATGCCCGCATAGTGATACTATCGTTCCGTAATGACTCCGCGTGGAAGATCGAGATAAATTAAACGATATCAATCGCTACAGAAGATACTACTTATACGGCGAATCACTTCTCGCGAAAATTAAGCAACCGTCCAATATAAGTCGTGGACTTTAACGCACGTTCAATTAACCTCGACGCCAAGTTTCTCCAGCCGGGGATAAATGACTTTCCAAAGTAATTCTTCATGCATAATACTTTCTTCACGGGGCTGGCTCCGCCGGCGCGAAATCCCATTTCGCGCTGGACGCATTTAAACAGAACGGAACTAACTGAGTTCCACGGCTCGGCGTCGCGCCGATAACTTCTCGTTCCGTGGATAATAATTGCGGCACGATCGCGCGTTACATTCCATTCAATTACGCCCTGCACAGGTGAAGTGATCGTTACAGCAGCCGGGACTGTAAATTTATCCCGCAGCAAGCGGTCGCTTTTCCCAGCCGCTGGCTTAGATTTCGATAGAGACAATATCTTATCTGCTGATACATTAAAGTAAACACAGCGCCGTTCCTTTCCAAAGCCATTTTCGCCTAGTGACGCGGCCTATTGTCGCCGATAATGACAGTTAAAAAATGCAGCACTTGACGCACTGTCTACCGATAGCGTGGCAACAGTAACACAAAGGTTCTTTCGATTTTCGCACGCGGATATTACTTTCCGCTGGAAATAATTGCGCGGTCGTTGTTCGCTTATTGGGTACAGGGAGGAGAGGGGTTTTAAACAGTTCCATGATTTTGTGGGGGGCAGGGATTAAGAAAGGATGATCGTGTGCGACAGGTACGCCGTATGCCGCAGGCTTTGGCTTCGGGGAAGCTGAAGCGGACGACATCGACGCCACAGATCTTGGAAGCGGTCAGCTTGACGCCGTCGACGCCGCCCTTAACGCCAAAGATGACGAACGGAGTGATATCGAGTCGCACCACCCCCACGCCTCTGCGCTTCGCCACGGCGCCCAGCCAGAAAGGGCTGATGCACAGGTTTCTGGCCACCAGGGGCAAGATCTACAAGCCGAAGTCCGCTGCCAACGACACCCTCACGCCACCCGCGACCCCCACCATCGCCCTCAACCCCTTGAGCATCAAGGCATTCAACAGGAGCCTGGACATCCAGCTCGAGCCCGACGACGAGCCTAAGAAGCCTCCCGTTAGGAAAGGGTACGTCCCGGTGGAGGAGAAGATTCAGAAGGAGCTGCACGATATGAAGGAGAGAGAGAATGAACTCAGGTATGAGTTTGCTGTTTTGTAGAAAAATCGGGGCACCTTCGAGTAGAGatggaaatattcgaatagttcgaattcgaataattcgaataattccaatattcgaatagtatatacggagtattcgagtattcgaataactcTGAGTATTCGtgtaattcggagtattcgaatatccgaataattcggagtatttgAATATCCGAATAACTCGGAGTATTAGAataattcgagtattcgaataactctgagtattcgagtattcgtgTATTCGAATAACTCTGAGTATTCGTGTATTCGAATAACTCTGAGTATTCGTGTATTCGAATAActctgagtattcgaataattcggagtattcgaataattcggagtattcgaataattcggagtattcgaataattcggagtattcgaataattcaaagtgttcgaatttcggattgtatCGAATGCGAATCCAAACAtttgaaatacaaataattgtaaaggccagtatgaaaagaatttcacgataaagtgtgaacaaatattttatgtttaGATTTTATTATTGAGTGCAATCCCAAATTCGAtcacttcgaatattcgaataatagtaacatttattgttggcattttgatggccagcTAATTCCcgacttggggatactgtgggccatccagaaatgctactagggaatattataatattcGACTACacttaattatttgaataatattcgaatattcgaactatTCAAAcctgaaattcgaattattcaaacctgaaattcgaattctactggcattcgaatattcgaatatccgtaACAGCCCTACCTTGAAGTTATGTACTGTTATCTCTAGACGAGAATGGATAAATAGAGGTTGCACAGTTGTAGGGGTCTTCAGAACACATCTCCTTAAAGAGAGTTTAGCATTTTCTCAGCCATATTGTACTGAAGATAATGACTGAGGAACGTCAAGGTTATAATTTCAAGTGCTTCACCCTCCATTTTAGTATACACGTTAGTGATCAGAGGGAAGTATAAACTGTGAACGGTAGCAAAAATAAGGTAGTTgctattttcaaatttatctTCCGTAGATTGGGGGTTGTCAGAAGTTACGtagatatgtaataatatgatTTTCAAACTTTCCCTTTACCTCCACTGTTCAGTGGTGTGCACTTTTTGTTCCAAAAGCGAGGACTACAGAAACTTTAAGTGCcatgtaaaaagaaaattgcaagaaaagattattgcatatgtatttatttaaaagattACTGTACAAGCGTGATCAAAAGTTCCTGGCCATTATTGCTGCGAAAGGCATGGCTGCTAAGTATTcatgataaaatattaattaacttATCTCAAAATTAAAATAGCGTAGTTACTGGACCCACTGTCCTTGTAAAACAAATTGGCGGGCAAATTTTGAGCGTGCTACTTCAGTaatcttttaaataaatacatacatgTGTCATAAATAAACAGCCTTCAATTGTTACACTATTTTTCTTTGCAACATATAtgttaaaattcctttattagtTTTCGCTAGGAgccgcccttaaattacgtaagggtaattttggcgatttcttaccccctcccttcccAAGtacaagaattcgtaagattttatatcccCCTCCcgccttccttacgtaatattttttacattgcgttttttcagttattaaaattcttccaaatgtttatataattcattttactcggtttcgggaaaattGAACTAAAACGACTTTTCTGggacattaatgatagaatttgtatttattgaaaattagtttaaaaaatattacgtaagccgCTACCTAAGAATTcgaaattcgaataaattcgtAAGCAATTCGCGACTCCATCCTCCCCTCTCCCTAaaagccttacataatttaaggacgactccTTCATGaacgaaaagattaaaaatccaAGGCCGAGGATTTCTGCACGCCGCTGAacaaataactgttaaaaaagaATCGTAATTTTGTCaaacatgaattttaaaatcgccTTACAACTAGTTGTATTTATTGCTCGGGCACTAAGATAATTATTTGAACTATTCTGCTTTACATTAACTAAACATGTTTACAATGTGTTTCTGTTTACAATCAAGCCGCACTGGAGGAAGTGCCTAGAGGTAAATTGCCGTGTCAATGACGATGTTTAGATGCACTCGATATATGTTTAATCATGTACGCACCAAATAACGCGCAATCATTTACGTTTTCAGATTAATGCGGTCGCAGATGTTGGCAAAGTCTCAGCCGAATCTGCTGGATATAGGAAACGACAATGACTCTGATATTTACGATGGCTCGAGCTCGTTGCGAAGTGGCACCTCGACCAACACTTTGAACGAGGACGAAGTAGAGAAAGAAATCAAAGGGAAACACAAGGTACAGAGTTTTCCAGAGGAAACGCTCAAACATtgatcgatatatatatatatatatatatttatatcgcCCGCTATCTAATCTGCGTGGTTATCGATGATTAATACCTATGTCGCTAAATCGTCACGACCGAATTTGTAAATTCAATCACACAACGTATGAAAAACGTGAGGCTTAACTACACGCATACAATTTTTTGGTTTTCAAATCATGGAAGCTACGAAAAAGGTAGTTCCATGGGGGAACTAGGGTCTTCCTAATGTGACGTTTGAAAAAAACTCAATTTTatgactataaaaaaaaattgtaagtaaaaatatctaGTTATAGAGGAATAGAAGCATCGTGAAGAGAACAATATCCTTCCAGATGCCAGGCCTGATATCAGCAATTGTAGATATCTCAAACACAACATTCAAGAAGATTGGTAATCTGTAcacgtgtggctatcgtctgaacaagcataatgcaaaaattttgaaaaacataGAAATGGCAGCGtcgtaaaaaaatgttatcaattttagcaaaaaaattatatgcagCTTCGTTGACTGTAGTAAttcaattttgcaaatatttgcaaaagtggatcgagatcgagatttttggtttttaaacaattttttggcaATCAGGTCTGGCATCCGGAAGCATATTGTTCTCTCTacgatgctcctattccgctataaatggatattaCTGCGGAATGGatttacttacaattttttGCATAGTCTTAGAAGGAGATAAAATAAAGCTATGACCGTGTA
This window contains:
- the Mdu gene encoding mitotic spindle positioning protein meduse, whose amino-acid sequence is MKMEAEHRLEQLKKATDRIQKEIEEVTEREHELRNVGSIKTTSHETVDSKVRRMPQALASGKLKRTTSTPQILEAVSLTPSTPPLTPKMTNGVISSRTTPTPLRFATAPSQKGLMHRFLATRGKIYKPKSAANDTLTPPATPTIALNPLSIKAFNRSLDIQLEPDDEPKKPPVRKGYVPVEEKIQKELHDMKERENELRLMRSQMLAKSQPNLLDIGNDNDSDIYDGSSSLRSGTSTNTLNEDEVEKEIKGKHKPNPRRRSTLIAQWENLIAAKKESNENNNENDLNF